Below is a genomic region from Bradyrhizobium sp. 1(2017).
TGTTGATGCGGATCAAATCTTTGCGTGCCTCGCGGTGGGCTTTTGCCGCTTTGACGCGAATCCGGTTCCCGGGCATGATCGATGCTTTCCGCGCTCGTTCTTCAGAGGATTCCCGCATGCTGAGACCGCTACTCGCCGCCGCCTTCGTCCTTTCTCTGGCCGGCGGGTCGGCGCAGGCCGCGCGCTGCGGCGGCGATTTCAACACGTTCGTCGCGACCATGGCGCAGGAGGCACAGGCGGCCGGCGTCTCGGCGAGCGTGACGAGTGCGGCGCTCAGCGGCGTGGCGCCCGATGCTGCAGTGCTGGCCTTCGACCGGCGCCAACGCCACACCTTCAACAAGACCTTCGAGCAATACGTCTCGACCCGCGTCGGGCCGGGCCGCGTCAATGGCGGGCGGGCGCTGCTGCAGCGCCATGCCGCGCTGCTCTCGCGCATCGAGCAGAAGTTCGGCGTGCCGCGCTACATCCTGGTCGCGATCTGGGGGCTGGAGAGCGATTTCGGCAAAGGCGACATCGGCAAGATGCCGGTGGTCCGCACGCTGGCGACGCTCGCGCATGATTGCCGCCGCACCGATCTGTTCCAGGGCGAGCTGCTCGCCGCGCTCAAGATCGTGCAGCGCGGCGACCTGCCGCTGCGTGACCTCGTCGGCGCCTTTGCCGGCGAGATCGGCCAGACCCAGTTCCTGCCGTCGTCCTACATCAAATACGGTGTCGACTTCGACGGCGACGG
It encodes:
- a CDS encoding lytic murein transglycosylase — encoded protein: MLRPLLAAAFVLSLAGGSAQAARCGGDFNTFVATMAQEAQAAGVSASVTSAALSGVAPDAAVLAFDRRQRHTFNKTFEQYVSTRVGPGRVNGGRALLQRHAALLSRIEQKFGVPRYILVAIWGLESDFGKGDIGKMPVVRTLATLAHDCRRTDLFQGELLAALKIVQRGDLPLRDLVGAFAGEIGQTQFLPSSYIKYGVDFDGDGHVDLRHSIPDVLASTANLLHTNGFKMGQPYSEGTPNFEAMREWNRAVVYRKTIGYFADRLMGQ